GATACGTTGAACCACTTTATGATTGACGCACATTTCTTGACGTAAGAGTGCTGTAATTTTTCTGTAGCCATAGCGAAATTTATTTGCTCGACAGAGTTCACCGATACGTCTCTCTATTGCTTGACGAGACCTTGCATCGGTTGATGCCTGTTTCCAACGATAGTAGGTAGATCGTGCAATCCCAAAGTGTTTACAAATGTCCTTTACAGACATCATGCTTCTTAGTGACGCAACTAACTGTACTGCTACTTCTCCAACCACTTCCTCTCCAACTCTGCGTACTTTTTTAGCACCTCAATTTGTTGCTTTAAATAACGGTTTTCCAATGCTAATTTCGTTTGTTCATTGTCCGGTTCAGGACCCTTATTAAAGATATATTGTTTGCCTACAGGTTGTTTCAAACGATTGACTTCACCATTTCTATACCAACGCACCCATGTTTCGACCTGTGTTTTATGGCGTATATTTAATTCCAATAGAATCTGTTTGACAGGTACACCCGCTAATCGCATCTTAATCGCTTTCATTTTTACTTCATAGGGATAACTCACTCTTGTTCCCATAGAAAAAACACCTCCAAATTGAAATTTAAGTATCTATACCCGAATTTCAATCGAAGATGCTTTTTTTATTTGTCTATACCTATTGGGGTCAGTTCCGGATACCTAGCATACTATTTTTACGTTTGTTGCGATTTATTATTGTTGAGCAGCTAAAAAATCCGTAACTTGTTGTGGTGTTTTAGCGTTCGCACTATGTAAGTGGGCTAATTTTTCACCGTTTTGGAAAATTAATAAACTTGGAATACCCATTACATCGTATTTATCAGCGATTTCTGGCAGCTCGTCACGGTTAAGCTCATACCAATCAAATTGGTTGTATTCTTCAATAATTGGGTCGATGAACATATTCATACGTGTGCAATCTGGGCACCATCCAGCATAAAATTTTACAAGTACTTTTTGTTCACCAGAAATAAGCTCATTAAATTGTTCTGCAGTTGTTATTGTTTTCATTAGTAAATCACTCTCCTTGCTTTCCATTTTACACATTTTCTCTTCAACCTGAAAGTTATCTGTTTGGGATATGTGGAAGCTACTTATTGTCTTATTTTCGCTCGTAAAAAACAAAAAAAGTTGTATATCGCAAAAATAATTATAGAAAAAAGATTGCTAATTTAGACAAAATAATCTACACTAAAAACAGAAAAAGTAGTTTTATTTTCATTCAGTGGAAGACATTTCTCGTGATTGAAGAAAGTAAATTGAGTGAAAATAAGTCTCTGGCGATTGTCACAGATTTTGAGTAATGCTAGTGTGAAAACTTCGCATTCATGCTATACGACGTTTCGACTTCCGTTTTAACCAGTAGCAGTGTCAAAATTTATGCGCAAAAACGCCGAAGCACAATTTTGATTTTTTTTGACCAAAAAATGAATGGTCATTCATTCAATGGGAGAATAAGGGGGAATTGCTTGTGACTTACAACATTAAAAAAGCGGCTGTTCTAGGTTCTGGGGTAATGGGTTCTGGAATTGCAGCACATTTAGCAAACATCGGTATTCCAACATTATTATTAGACATTGCACCGAAGGAACTAACGAAAGAGGAGGAAGCAAAGGGGCTTACGTTAGCACATCCAGCTGTAAGAAACCGCTTTGTAAATGGGGCTCTTCAAAAGTTATTAAAGCAAAAACCAGCACCACTTACTTCTAAGAAAAATTTATCGCTTCTAACGGTGGGAAATTTTGAAGACGATTTAGACAAACTGAAAGATGTCGATTGGATAATTGAAGTTGTTGTAGAAAATCTAGCGATTAAACAAAGCCTGTATGAAAAAATTGATGCTGTTCGTACGCCAGGTACAATAATCAGTTCTAATACATCGGGCATTAGCATTAATGCGATGGCTGAAGGACGTTCAGAAGATTTCCAACAACATTTTTTAGGGACACACTTCTTCAACCCTCCACGCTATTTAAAATTACTTGAAGTAATCCCGGCAACAACAACTGCACCAGACGTTGTTGACTTTATGAAAAAATTTGGTGAGGACATTCTTGGGAAAGGTGTTGTCTTGGCTAAGGATACACCAAACTTTATTGCCAATCGCATCGGCACATACGGTCTGTTAATCACTTTACAGCAAATGATGCAAGGTGGTTATTCAGTCGGAGAGGTAGATTCAGTGACAGGGCCGCTCATTGGTCGCCCAAAATCAGCTACCTTCCGTACATTAGATGTTGTTGGCTTAGATACATTTATTCATGTGGCAAAAAATGTATATGACCAAACGACAGGAGAGGAACAGCAAGTATTTGCAGTACCTGAGTTCCTACAAAGAATGGTTACGAACGGCTGGCTAGGTGCAAAGTCTGGTCAAGGTTTCTTCCAAAAGCAAGGAAAAGAAATTTTAGAAATTGACCCACATACTTTAGCTTATAGTCCAGCTAAAAAATTACAAACACCTTCGATTGAAATGGCGAAACAAACGCGCGGACTAGCGAACAAAGTGAAGACATTAACATACGCAAAAGATCGTACAGGTGAGCTTTTATGGGGAATTTTTGCACCTACACTAATTTACTCTGCGCAGTTACATGGTGAAATTGCTGATGATATCGTCGCAATAGATAATGCCATGAAGTGGGGATTCGGCTGGCAGCAAGGCCCATTTGAAATTTGGGATGCTATTGGTGTAACAGAATCTGTTGCGAAAATGGAAGCAGAAGGTCGAGAAGTTCCATTATTTGTGAAAGATATGTTAGCGCAGGGCTTTACTACATTCTATTCAGAAATAGATGGTGACGTAGCGTATTATAACGGCTCACAATACGTGAAAGTTCCAGTGAATGAGAAAGAAATTAACTTAAAGCGTTATAAGAAAAAACATGGTGTTATTAAGTCCAATAGCGGTGCTAGCTTAATAGATTTGGGTGACGGTATTGCGTTACTAGAGTTCCATTCCCAATCCAATGCCATTGGTTTAGATATTATTCAAATGATTAACTACGCGATAGACGAAGTAGAAGCAAATTATAAAGGCTTGGTAATCGGAAACCAAGGTAAAAACTTCTGTGTCGGAGCGAACTTAGGCATGATTTTAGTAGAAGCACAGGATGATAACATCTTCGAACTGGATTTTGTTATTAAAGCATTCCAAGATGCTATGCAAAAAATAAAATATTCAAGAAAACCAGTTGTCGCTGCACCGTTCGCTATGACATTAGGTGGGGGCGCAGAAGTATGCTTACCTGCTGCACATATCCAAGCGACAATGGAAACTTATATGGGCTTAGTAGAAGTCGGTGTTGGCTTAATTCCTGGGGGTGGCGGTAACAAAGCACTCTACCAAAAATTCTTAAAAGGCTTACCGCATGGTGTGGAAGTAGATTATCAACAAATTGCCAATAAAGTATTTGAAACAATTGCTATGGCGAAAGTATCAACTTCAGGTGAGGAAGCACGAGACAATAATTTCCTAAACTTTGCAGATGGTATTTCAGTCAATGCAGATCACCAAATTTATGATGCAAAGCAGGCTGCTTTGGCACTCTATGAGGCAGGCTACCAACCACCGGTGCCAACAAAAGTTCCTGTTGTCGGTGCATCAGGCTATGGTACGTTACTAATCGGTGCTCAAGGGATGTTTGAATCAGGTTTCATCAGTGAACATGATTTAAAAATTGCCAAGAAGTTAGCGTATGTTATTGCAGGTGGAAAAGTACCATACGGCACATTAGTAGATGAACAATATCTATTAAACTTAGAACGTGAAGCATTCTTAAGTCTAGTAGCAGATCCACTATCGCAGCAAAGAATGCAACATATGTTGTTAAAGGGAAAACCACTTCGTAACTAATTAGATAGATGACTATATTTGCACATGAAACAAAGGGGGATTTAGACGATGCGTGAAGCCGTTATTGTAGCAGGAGCACGAACTCCTATTGGAAAAGCGAAAAAAGGTTCATTAGCAACAGTAAGACCAGATGATTTTGGAGCAGCAGTTGTCAAAGAGACATTGAAAAGAGCGGGCTATGAAGGGCCTATTGATGACTTAATTTTAGGGTGTGCAATGCCTGAAGCAGAGCAAGGCATGAATGTTGCACGTAGCATTGGTGCACTTGCAGGGCTACCGGATACGACACCTGCTTTGACTATTAATCGTTTTTGTTCATCGGGTTTACAGGCAATAGCGTATGCAGCTGAACGGATTATGCTTGGTCATTCAAAGGCAATTCTTGCTGGCGGTGTTGAGTCTATGAGTATGGTACCAATGGTAGGGAATACACCACGCTTAAATCCAACATTAGCAGAAACAGCCCCTCAATATTATATGGGGATGGGACATACAGCAGAGGAAGTCGCACGACAGTATAATGTTAGCCGTGAAGATCAAGATGCATTTGCGGTACGCTCGCATGTGCTTGCAGAAAAAGCAATTCAAGAAGGTAAATTTAATGATGAAATCGTCCCAATTGAAGTAGAACAACATTATGTGGATGCTAATAATAAACTACAGGTGAAAAAATTTACTTTCAGTATGGATGAGGGGGTCCGCCCTGGCACATCTGTAGAAGGTTTAGCGAAACTTCGTCCTGCCTTTCATGTAAAAGGTAGTGTGACAGCAGGTAACGCTTCGCAAACTTCTGATGGTGCAGCAGCAGTTCTGGTGATGGATCGAGAGGAAGCTGAAAAGCAAGGGATGACACCAATGGCGAAGTTTTTAGGCTTTGCGGTAGGTGGTGTTCCTCCAGAAGTGATGGGAATCGGTCCAATCGTTGCAGTACCGAAAGCACTTGATATTGCCGGTTTATCTATAGAGGACATCGATTTGTGGGAAATTAACGAAGCATTTGCTTCGCAGTCTTTACAAGTTGTACGTCATTTAGGCATCGACCAAGAGAAAGTGAATGTCAATGGTGGCGCAATTGCATTAGGACATCCACTTGGCGCAACCGGCGCAATTTTAACATTAAAACTTATTCATGAGCTGAAACGTCAAGGTAAAAAATATGGAGTTGTCACAATGTGTATCGGCGGCGGTATGGGCGCAGCTGGGGTATTTGAAATTCTATAAGTTGTGTAAAAATTAATTGTTTAAGAATTGCGAATTGTATGCGTGCCTGGCACCGAAAAATAAGGAGGAATTGGACATGACAGAAAAAACTACAGATATCATTAAAGGCGGCGGATTTATTATTGAGGATGTGGCGTTAGATCGCGTATTTACACCTGAAGATTTTACTGATGAGCAAAAAATGATCGCCAAAACAACGGAAGAGTACGTTGCGAATGAAGTATTACCTGTCGTTGAAAACTTAGAACATCATGAGTTCGAACATTCAGTACGTTTACTAAAAACCGCTGGTGAGCTAGGCCTATTAGCGGCGGATGTACCAGAAGAATATGAAGGTCTTGGTTTAGATAAAATTTCTTCAGCATTAATCGCAGAAAAAATGTCTGTAGCAGGTGGTTTCTCGATTACACATGGTGCGCATGTGGGGATTGGTTCATTACCGATTGTGCTTTTCGGGAATGAAGAGCAAAAGCAAAAGTATTTACCAAAGCTTGCTTCAGGTGAGTTAATTGCAGCTTATGCTTTAACAGAGCCAGGTTCAGGTTCCGATGCATTAGGTGCTAAAACGACTGCCAAGCTAAATGCTGCCGGTACTCATTATGTTTTAAATGGTGAAAAACAATGGATTACAAACGCTGGATTTGCTGACGTATTTGTTGTGTATGCAAAAATCGATGGCGATAAATTCTCGGCATTTATCGTAGAACGTGCATATAACGGTGTTTCTGTTGGGCCAGAAGAAAAGAAAATGGGTATTAAATCTTCATCAACTCGTACATTAGTGCTTGAAGATGCAGAAGTACCTGTTGAAAATCTGCTTGGTGAAGTAGGTCGAGGACACGTCATTGCCTTTAACATTTTAAATATCGGTCGCTATAAATTAGGTGTCGGTACAATCGGTGGCTCAAAACGTGCATTAGAGCTAGCGATTCAATATACGAACCAACGTCAGCAATTTAAAACAAAGCTTTCTGATTTCAACCTAACAAAAGAAAAGCTATCGACTATGGCGTCTCAATTATATGCGTCAGAATCATTAAATTATCGTACAGTGGGATTATTTGAAGATCGTCTAAGTCAATTGAGCCCTGAAGAACAAAAGCAAGGGAAAGTCATTGCCAATGCAATTGCAGAATATGCAATTGAATGTTCGATTGCGAAAGTGTTTGGGTCAGAAACATTGGATTATATTGCTGATGAAGCGGTGCAATTACATGGTGGCTATGGCTTTATGGCAGAATATGAGGTAGAGCGCATTTATCGCGACTCTCGAATTAACCGCATTTTCGAAGGAACAAATGAAATTAACCGCATGATTGTGCCTGGCACATTTATGAAAAAAGCATTAAAAGGCGAATTGCCATTATTGCAAGTCGCACAAAATTTACAACAAGAATTGCTGATGATGATGCCAGAAGAAGTAGGTACAGAACCACTAGCACAAGAAAAATACCTTGTAAAAAATGCTAAGAAAATCGCTGTGTTAGCAGCAGGTATGGCAGCACAACGCTACGGTGCGAAGCTTGACCAAGAGCAAGAAGTATTGGTAAATATCGCGAATATCGCAAACCAACTATTTGCTATGGAGTCTGCTGTGTTACGTACAGAAAAAGCGATTGCACGTGAGGGTGCAGAAAAATCACAACAAAAATTACTTTACACGCAAATTTTCTGCCAAGAAGCATTTGCAGAAATTGAGAAAGAGGCAAAAGATACAATTCTTGCTTCAGCTGATGGAGATGCTGCACGGATGACATTGTCAGCGCTTCGCAAACTGACTCGCAACAACCCTTATAACCTTATTGCTAAAAAACGTGAAGCTTCCGTTAAACTTATCGAAGCAGAAAAATTTATCGTATAATACTAGCTATGAACAGACTGTAGATACCTTAATCTACAGTCTTTTTTGGTGCCAGGCACTCACACAATTTATAGCTTTGTCTTAAGACTCACTAAGTAAAATCCACGTAGACTCCTGCGGGAACGCATAGATTTAAGTGTCAGGCACTGAAACAATTCTGAATTCCACTGGTGTCAGGCACTCAAACAATTATAATTGTTTCATTTTGGCACATACTAGTTATGATGGTATACTACAGAAAATGATAGTAGAGGAGCCTACAAATATGATTCAATTTATCCATTATCCTAAATGTACAACTTGTAAAAAAGCACAGAAGTGGTTAAACGACAATGGCGTTTCATACGAAGAGGTACACATCGTTGAACAAGCACCTACGAAAGAACAATTAAAGCAATATTGGCAAGAGAGCGGGTTGCCACTGAAGAAGTTTTTTAACACTTCTGGCATGAAATACCGTGAACTTGGATTGAAGGATAAATTGGCGGAAATGCCGGAAGATGAGCAACTTACACTGCTTGCGTCAGATGGTATGCTAATTAAACGACCAATCGTGACAGATGGAAAAAAAGTAACGTTAGGTTTTAAAGAAACAGAATTTGAGCAAGCTTGGAAATAACTGCTTTTATCCTTGTTTTTATGAAAGAAGTATGGCACACTGATAGTGAATATATTACATATTTATGGAGGGGTTTTTGGCATGAGCACACCTAAAGACTTACGTTACTCTGAAGAACATGAATGGGTAAAATTAGAAGATGGTAAAGTACGTATCGGTATTTCTCACTTCGCACAATCAGAACTAGGAGATATCGTTTTCGTTGAGCTTCCACAAGTTGGCGACGAAATTAAAACAGATGATCCATTCGGAAGCGTAGAATCAGTAAAAACTGTTTCTGAACTTTACGCACCAATTTCAGGTACTGTAGTTGAAGTAAATGCAGACTTAGAAGATAGCCCAGAATTCGTAAATGAATCACCATATGAAAAAGCATGGATGATCGTTGTAGAGCCTGCTGATGCATCAGAGATTGAAAACCTTATGACAGCTGAGCAATACGAAAAATTGATTGCAGAATAAACAAGCCTGTAATAGAAAAACGTCGGCAAATTTACCGGCGTTTTTTATTATATAATGCTACAATTTTTCGGCGCAATCTTAGGAATTGCTAGTGCCATGAATTAATGGAAACGCTAAAAAGTTGAGATGCAATAGTATGAAATTCGGTTATTCAAATGTTATGCTGTAGTAGATAACTGTCTAAATGGGGGTGGCGTGATGTTCGAAGGCAAATGTTTAATCGTGGAAGGCCGTTCGGATAAGCTTCAAATTGAACCTATTCTTAGTGAAGATGTTACAATCCTTTGTACAAATGGTACAATTGGTGTGCATCAATTAGAAGAATTACTCGACCCATATGAGGGCTGTGAGCTCTATACATTTTTTGATGCGGATACATCAGGCGATAAACTACGTGCATTAATGGATAGACATTATCCAGAGGCCGAGCATTTACGGACAATGCCAACATATAAAGAAGTAGAAACAACACCGAGGAAAGTGCTAGCGACGATTTTATTGCGTGCTCATTTTTCAATCCATAATGAATATATTTTGTAAGGTTGCGTGAAATCATGGAAGAATGGTCAAAAGAGCAGTGGGAAACGGCTGTACAGTCTGGAGACAAAACTGCCTTTTATTTATATACACCGATGTGCGGAACTTGTGCCGTTGCATCTAAAATGATGAATATCATTGAACAGTTACTGCCAGAGGTAAAAATAGGCAAGGCAAATATCAATTTTTTAGAACAAATAGCTTTTGATTTTCAAATTGAAAGTGTACCTTGTTTACTTGTTAGCGATGGAGGAGAGGTTATTGAAAAGATTTATGCCTTTCAATCCGTACCATTTTTATACGAATTGTTAAAAAAACCAATTGACTGAACTTTGCTAGCGTGGTAAAGTAACAAATATATTAAAAAACTATTAAATATATCGAACTCTTATAAAGAGCGGCGGAGGGACGTGCCCTATGAAGCCCGGCAACCATCACATTTGTGAAAAGGTGCCAAATCACCCAAAGATTTATCTTTGAAAGATGAGAGAACGGTTTAGCGTATAAAGTACGTGACCCCTTCTACTTGTCTTGAGAGAAGGGGTTTTCTATATGAGAAAAGGAGTATTCGCTATGATACAGCTTCAAAATATTACGAAGAAATACAAAACCGCAAATGGCGAATTGATTGCTGTCAAAGATGTAAATCTTTCGATTAACAAAGGTGAAATTTTTGGCATTATCGGCTACAGTGGTGCTGGTAAAAGTACGATGATTCGTTTATTAAACGGTTTAGAAAAACCTACTACAGGTACAGTGAAGGTCAATAATCAAGAATTTTCATCTATTAAGGGGCAAAAGCTCCGTGATGCTAGACAAAAGGTAAGTATGATTTTCCAACATTTTAACTTACTTTGGTCCCGAACAGTGGCAGAAAACATTGCTTTTCCACTAGAAATAGCAGGCGTTTCTAAGCGTGAGCGAGAAGCACGCGTGAAAGAACTAATTGCACTCGTTGGCTTAGAAGGTCGCGATAAAGCGTATCCTTCACAGCTATCAGGTGGTCAAAAGCAACGGGTTGGTATAGCGCGAGCCCTTGCCAATAATCCAGAAGTTTTGTTATGTGACGAAGCTACATCTGCACTTGATCCAGAAACTACAGATGCAATTCTCGATTTACTAGTTGATATTAATGAACGATTAGGCTTAACCATTGTGTTAATTACGCATGAAATGCATGTTATTCGCAAAATTTGTCATCGTGTGGCGGTGATGGAAGCTGGAGAAATTGTAGAGCGCGGTGAAGTATTGCAAGTGTTCCAAGCACCTCAAGCGGCAATTACAAAAAAATTCGTCTCTCAAATTACTGATACGAAGGAAACGCAGGAGACTGTTGCACAGCTTAGAGCGAATTATCCTACAGGGCAATTGGTCAAGCTTGTCTTTGTAGGAGAAAAAACAGAGCAGCCCGTAATATCGCATTTAGTGAAGCAGTTTGATGTAGAAATTAGTATTGTTCATGGTAATATCTCACAAACTAAAAACGGCGCATACGGCACACTTGTTGTGCAGATTGATGGCTCAGAGACAAATGTAGCAGCTGCATTAAATTATTTGAATACAGTTGAAGTACAAACGGAGGTGATTGCAGATGCTAACTAATCTCTTTCCGAATGTCGACTGGGAAAAAATGTGGTCTGCCACATATGAAACACTTTATATGACCACTATCTCAACGGTCATCACGTTCATACTTGGTTTAGCCATTGGTATTATCCTCTTTTTAACGAGCCCGAACCAACTATGGGCAAATAAAATCGTAAACTTTTTAACGGGGTCAATCGTCAATATATTCCGTTCGATACCATTTATCGTGTTAATTATTTTACTAATACCGTTTACAAAGTTTTTACTTGGAACAATCCGTGGAGCAGATGCAGCTTTACCAGCACTTATTATCGGTGCAGCACCATTCTATGCACGAATGGTATTAATTGCACTACGAGAAATTGATAAGGGCGTTATAGAAGCAGCGCGCTCAATGGGTGCAAAAACGTCCACGATTATATGGAAAGTACTAATTCCAGAATCATTACCAGCACTTATTTCTGGGATTACGGTAACGGCTGTTGCCCTTGTTGGCTATACAGCAATGGCTGGTATTATTGGTGCTGGCGGTCTAGGAAACTTAGCCTTTTTAGATGGCTTCCAACGTAATCGCCAAGATGTGACATTAATGGCAACTATTTTGATCTTAGTAGTCGTATTTATTATCCAATGGATTGGCGATATGATTACTTCGAAAACAGACAAACGTTAAAAAGGTTATACCGGTTATTTACCGCTAACATATTATTGTTTGAACAAAATAAAGGGAGTGTAGACAAATGAAGAAGTTATTAGCAGGATTATTTTTATCAGTACTTGTACTAGCTTTAGCAGCTTGTGGTGCTGGTAACAAAGATGAAGCAGGTTCAACAACTGGAGATAAGGCAGACGACAGTGCAAAAACTGAAGAAAAAGTAACATTAAAAATAGGTGCTTCTAACACACCTCACGCAGTTATTTTAGAAAAAGCAAAACCGATTTTAGCTAAAGAAGGCATTGACTTAGAAATCGAAACATACCAAGATTATGTATTACCAAACCAAGATTTAGATTCTGGAACAATTGATGCAAACTATTTCCAACATATCCCTTATTTAAATTTACAAATTAAAGATAATGACTATGATTTTGTAAATGCTGGCGGTGTACACATCGAGCCAATCGGTATTTACTCTAAAAAATATAAATCTCTTGAAGACCTTCCTAAAGGTGCAACAATCTTATTATCTAATTCTGTTTCAGACCATGGTCGTATGCTGTCATTATTAGAAGCAAAAGGCTTAATTAAATTAAAAGATGGTATCGATAAAACTGCAGCTGAAATTAAAGATATTGTAGATAATCCGAAAGACTTTAAATTTGATGCGAATACTGCACCAGAACTACTTGTTCAAATGTTTGAAAACGAAGAAGGCGACGCAGTCCTTATCAACTCAAACTACGCAATCGATAATGGCTTAAACCCAATCAAAGATGCGATTGCTTTAGAAGATAAAGAATCTCCATATGTTAATATTATTGCAGTACGTGCTGGAGATGAAAATAAACCAGAAATTAAAAAATTATTAGAAGTATTAACTTCTAAAGAAATCCAAGACTTCATTCTGGATGAATGGAAAGGCGCAGTAGTACCAGTTAAATAATATGAACTTTTAAAAAGAGTATGTAAGTGAAAACTTACATACTCTTTTTTTATGTAAGGAAAATATCCGTCGTTCAAGGCAATGTCCAATCCGTCTTTTTCGAACATATTTGTGTAAATAACAATAGTAATAAAGTATTTATTATATTAAATGTGAATTATTAACATTGTTCAGTGTTACAATGTGACTTTTATTAATACAGTTAAAAAGAGGTGCGTGAAAAAGTGAACAGTTAGGAAAAGGCCATTTTATTTTAAGCAATCGGAGTGTGACGATATTTTTTCTTTTTTTGAAATAATGCCATCTTTGCATCTGGTTAATTATATTTAGAAAAATAGTGCATGTATTAATTTACCAAAAATGATATAATACTAAAGGATTATTATGAAGGTTTTTGGTGAAATCAACTTATTTAAAATAGTTATATATACATTCAATTAAAAATTGTTTAGAATTTGTTTAGTTGAAATTAGTACTATAGGTATGTTGGAAATGTGTACTTATTTTGTGGTGACAAGAGAATAAATTCCTTTTGCACAAAAAAGGATTTATTTGTATTTAATGTTTAAAATTAGGTAAAGGGGTAATTTGTTTATGGGGATTAAAATTGACTCACCAAAGTTAGCTTTATCGAAAAAAATCAAAACGAAACAGGCAAAAATTGGTGTAATCGGACTTGGCTATGTAGGATTACCACTCGCTATAGAAATGGTCAAAAAAGGGTTTCAAGTAATTGGTATTGATAAAAATAACGAAAAAATAGCTAAGCTAACAAATGGAGAAAGTTATATTGCTGATTTATCGGATGCTGTTATCCAAGAGGTCTTAAAAGAAGAGAAGTTGGAAACGACTGCGGATTTTTCAAAGCTTGCAAGTGTAGATGTCATGATTATTTGTGTACCAACTCCAACATCAGCAGATGGTACACCGAATATTTCTTACATTGAAGATGCGTCCAAATCAATCGCACAATATATTTCTGCCAATACACTAGTGATTCTTGAAAGTACGACGTACCCTGGAACGACTGAAGAAATCGTTCAACCAATTTTAGAAAAAAGTAATTATGTGATTGGGCAGGATATCTTTTTAACTTATTCCCCT
This genomic interval from Lysinibacillus sphaericus contains the following:
- a CDS encoding thioredoxin family protein — its product is MESKESDLLMKTITTAEQFNELISGEQKVLVKFYAGWCPDCTRMNMFIDPIIEEYNQFDWYELNRDELPEIADKYDVMGIPSLLIFQNGEKLAHLHSANAKTPQQVTDFLAAQQ
- a CDS encoding 3-hydroxyacyl-CoA dehydrogenase/enoyl-CoA hydratase family protein, with the translated sequence MTYNIKKAAVLGSGVMGSGIAAHLANIGIPTLLLDIAPKELTKEEEAKGLTLAHPAVRNRFVNGALQKLLKQKPAPLTSKKNLSLLTVGNFEDDLDKLKDVDWIIEVVVENLAIKQSLYEKIDAVRTPGTIISSNTSGISINAMAEGRSEDFQQHFLGTHFFNPPRYLKLLEVIPATTTAPDVVDFMKKFGEDILGKGVVLAKDTPNFIANRIGTYGLLITLQQMMQGGYSVGEVDSVTGPLIGRPKSATFRTLDVVGLDTFIHVAKNVYDQTTGEEQQVFAVPEFLQRMVTNGWLGAKSGQGFFQKQGKEILEIDPHTLAYSPAKKLQTPSIEMAKQTRGLANKVKTLTYAKDRTGELLWGIFAPTLIYSAQLHGEIADDIVAIDNAMKWGFGWQQGPFEIWDAIGVTESVAKMEAEGREVPLFVKDMLAQGFTTFYSEIDGDVAYYNGSQYVKVPVNEKEINLKRYKKKHGVIKSNSGASLIDLGDGIALLEFHSQSNAIGLDIIQMINYAIDEVEANYKGLVIGNQGKNFCVGANLGMILVEAQDDNIFELDFVIKAFQDAMQKIKYSRKPVVAAPFAMTLGGGAEVCLPAAHIQATMETYMGLVEVGVGLIPGGGGNKALYQKFLKGLPHGVEVDYQQIANKVFETIAMAKVSTSGEEARDNNFLNFADGISVNADHQIYDAKQAALALYEAGYQPPVPTKVPVVGASGYGTLLIGAQGMFESGFISEHDLKIAKKLAYVIAGGKVPYGTLVDEQYLLNLEREAFLSLVADPLSQQRMQHMLLKGKPLRN
- a CDS encoding acetyl-CoA C-acetyltransferase; translated protein: MREAVIVAGARTPIGKAKKGSLATVRPDDFGAAVVKETLKRAGYEGPIDDLILGCAMPEAEQGMNVARSIGALAGLPDTTPALTINRFCSSGLQAIAYAAERIMLGHSKAILAGGVESMSMVPMVGNTPRLNPTLAETAPQYYMGMGHTAEEVARQYNVSREDQDAFAVRSHVLAEKAIQEGKFNDEIVPIEVEQHYVDANNKLQVKKFTFSMDEGVRPGTSVEGLAKLRPAFHVKGSVTAGNASQTSDGAAAVLVMDREEAEKQGMTPMAKFLGFAVGGVPPEVMGIGPIVAVPKALDIAGLSIEDIDLWEINEAFASQSLQVVRHLGIDQEKVNVNGGAIALGHPLGATGAILTLKLIHELKRQGKKYGVVTMCIGGGMGAAGVFEIL
- a CDS encoding acyl-CoA dehydrogenase family protein; protein product: MTEKTTDIIKGGGFIIEDVALDRVFTPEDFTDEQKMIAKTTEEYVANEVLPVVENLEHHEFEHSVRLLKTAGELGLLAADVPEEYEGLGLDKISSALIAEKMSVAGGFSITHGAHVGIGSLPIVLFGNEEQKQKYLPKLASGELIAAYALTEPGSGSDALGAKTTAKLNAAGTHYVLNGEKQWITNAGFADVFVVYAKIDGDKFSAFIVERAYNGVSVGPEEKKMGIKSSSTRTLVLEDAEVPVENLLGEVGRGHVIAFNILNIGRYKLGVGTIGGSKRALELAIQYTNQRQQFKTKLSDFNLTKEKLSTMASQLYASESLNYRTVGLFEDRLSQLSPEEQKQGKVIANAIAEYAIECSIAKVFGSETLDYIADEAVQLHGGYGFMAEYEVERIYRDSRINRIFEGTNEINRMIVPGTFMKKALKGELPLLQVAQNLQQELLMMMPEEVGTEPLAQEKYLVKNAKKIAVLAAGMAAQRYGAKLDQEQEVLVNIANIANQLFAMESAVLRTEKAIAREGAEKSQQKLLYTQIFCQEAFAEIEKEAKDTILASADGDAARMTLSALRKLTRNNPYNLIAKKREASVKLIEAEKFIV
- a CDS encoding arsenate reductase family protein, with product MIQFIHYPKCTTCKKAQKWLNDNGVSYEEVHIVEQAPTKEQLKQYWQESGLPLKKFFNTSGMKYRELGLKDKLAEMPEDEQLTLLASDGMLIKRPIVTDGKKVTLGFKETEFEQAWK
- the gcvH gene encoding glycine cleavage system protein GcvH; the encoded protein is MSTPKDLRYSEEHEWVKLEDGKVRIGISHFAQSELGDIVFVELPQVGDEIKTDDPFGSVESVKTVSELYAPISGTVVEVNADLEDSPEFVNESPYEKAWMIVVEPADASEIENLMTAEQYEKLIAE
- a CDS encoding thioredoxin family protein translates to MEEWSKEQWETAVQSGDKTAFYLYTPMCGTCAVASKMMNIIEQLLPEVKIGKANINFLEQIAFDFQIESVPCLLVSDGGEVIEKIYAFQSVPFLYELLKKPID
- a CDS encoding methionine ABC transporter ATP-binding protein, encoding MIQLQNITKKYKTANGELIAVKDVNLSINKGEIFGIIGYSGAGKSTMIRLLNGLEKPTTGTVKVNNQEFSSIKGQKLRDARQKVSMIFQHFNLLWSRTVAENIAFPLEIAGVSKREREARVKELIALVGLEGRDKAYPSQLSGGQKQRVGIARALANNPEVLLCDEATSALDPETTDAILDLLVDINERLGLTIVLITHEMHVIRKICHRVAVMEAGEIVERGEVLQVFQAPQAAITKKFVSQITDTKETQETVAQLRANYPTGQLVKLVFVGEKTEQPVISHLVKQFDVEISIVHGNISQTKNGAYGTLVVQIDGSETNVAAALNYLNTVEVQTEVIADAN